The Malus sylvestris chromosome 12, drMalSylv7.2, whole genome shotgun sequence genome contains a region encoding:
- the LOC126594320 gene encoding uncharacterized protein LOC126594320 isoform X1 has product MANPRRNTQSSENPFHAQTLTSSSVTHFLKKPHAFPFLLSIFLFLTWVSLRLQHSSSPSRFSINRDDAHKKWSQSSDSRANLVRFGSGFPSPIAKDKRGWFLDPISLAKDSRISGGALSCVSLHLGEIRPGGLRGNHRHHSCNETFVIWGAETRFRLENDQVDEGYAEVTIGADEVAVAASPSSTAHALINIDPVRTTYFIGCQDRIINYNSSSTDFNVWKNLSISFL; this is encoded by the exons ATGGCAAACCCTCGAAGGAACACCCAGAGCTCAGAGAACCCCTTCCACGCCCAAACCCTCACATCCTCTTCAGTCACTCACTTTCTCAAGAAACCCCACGCCTTCCCCTTCCTCCTCTCAATCTTCCTTTTCCTGACGTGGGTCTCTCTCCGGCTCCAGCACTCCTCTTCTCCTTCTCGTTTTTCCATCAACAGAGACGACGCCCATAAAAAATGGAGCCAATCGAGCGATTCCAGAGCCAATCTCGTGAGGTTCGGTTCTGGGTTTCCTTCCCCGATTGCCAAAGACAAGAGGGGATGGTTCCTCGACCCCATCTCGCTCGCCAAAGATTCTCGCATTTCAG GTGGAGCTCTGAGCTGTGTATCGCTTCATCTCGGAGAAATCCGGCCTGGCGGTTTAAGGGGGAATCACAGGCACCATTCTTGCAATGAAACATTTGTCATATGGGGGGCTGAAACAAGGTTTAGG CTGGAGAATGACCAGGTGGATGAAGGCTATGCTGAAGTGACTATTGGTGCAGATGAGGTTGCTGTAGCAGCTAGCCCAAGTAGCACTGCCCATGCTCTAATAAATATAGATCCGGTACGGACTACATACTTTATAGGATGCCAAGACAGAATCATAAACTATAACAGCTCAAGTACAGATTTTAATGTGTGGAAAAATCTGAGTATAAGTTTTCTGTGA
- the LOC126594320 gene encoding uncharacterized protein LOC126594320 isoform X2: MANPRRNTQSSENPFHAQTLTSSSVTHFLKKPHAFPFLLSIFLFLTWVSLRLQHSSSPSRFSINRDDAHKKWSQSSDSRANLVRFGSGFPSPIAKDKRGWFLDPISLAKDSRISGGALSCVSLHLGEIRPGGLRGNHRHHSCNETFVIWGAETRFRVDEGYAEVTIGADEVAVAASPSSTAHALINIDPVRTTYFIGCQDRIINYNSSSTDFNVWKNLSISFL; encoded by the exons ATGGCAAACCCTCGAAGGAACACCCAGAGCTCAGAGAACCCCTTCCACGCCCAAACCCTCACATCCTCTTCAGTCACTCACTTTCTCAAGAAACCCCACGCCTTCCCCTTCCTCCTCTCAATCTTCCTTTTCCTGACGTGGGTCTCTCTCCGGCTCCAGCACTCCTCTTCTCCTTCTCGTTTTTCCATCAACAGAGACGACGCCCATAAAAAATGGAGCCAATCGAGCGATTCCAGAGCCAATCTCGTGAGGTTCGGTTCTGGGTTTCCTTCCCCGATTGCCAAAGACAAGAGGGGATGGTTCCTCGACCCCATCTCGCTCGCCAAAGATTCTCGCATTTCAG GTGGAGCTCTGAGCTGTGTATCGCTTCATCTCGGAGAAATCCGGCCTGGCGGTTTAAGGGGGAATCACAGGCACCATTCTTGCAATGAAACATTTGTCATATGGGGGGCTGAAACAAGGTTTAGG GTGGATGAAGGCTATGCTGAAGTGACTATTGGTGCAGATGAGGTTGCTGTAGCAGCTAGCCCAAGTAGCACTGCCCATGCTCTAATAAATATAGATCCGGTACGGACTACATACTTTATAGGATGCCAAGACAGAATCATAAACTATAACAGCTCAAGTACAGATTTTAATGTGTGGAAAAATCTGAGTATAAGTTTTCTGTGA